In Paramormyrops kingsleyae isolate MSU_618 chromosome 13, PKINGS_0.4, whole genome shotgun sequence, a single window of DNA contains:
- the LOC140578104 gene encoding uncharacterized protein, with the protein MAYRYQEWTDGVHNFDDHTLLSIYMCHFLRNTLQTHQAVGSAMDVLEKTSGKTYPSRERVLQAYLSFEALSDLGYTYACVSCGYHPVSVVMDLHEKGVFRMPVSSIEEPSQTFDGKATSQTHLSSIPVTIAGLRGLVLTQEIGMLYSTLNTKKCILLVVQRRNLSLTTEDRLTDELLKVNMEAVRALCRQCGIDPKGSRMDLVTRLQQEMKQNNHFLDMMTPSSHVFLMQNILYHYNNARNSRTIESMKKRLGKGVDIQLNSNGQTVLAPAEAPAEQAQTTTAAPAHGMTTAASPGDLPVCSDDCWGLPHLEHTSARSEIRDSEVRL; encoded by the exons atggcatatcgataccaggagtggactgatggtgtccacaatttcgatgaccacacacttctgtccatatacatgtgccattttctacgcaatacacttcag actcatcaggcagtagggagtgccatggatgtgttggagaagacctctggtaaaacctatccatccagggaaagggtcctgcaggcttatttaagctttgaagcactgtcagacctcggttacacatatgcttgtgtatcgtgtggttatcatccagtatctgttgtgatggaccttcatgagaagggcgtttttcgcatgcctg tgagcagcattgaggaaccatctcagacttttgatggaaag gcaacaagtcaaacccatttgtcgtccatcccagttaccatagctgggctccgtggattggtcctcacacaagagatagggatgttgtactcaacactgaatacaaaaaagtgtattctgcttgtagtgcaaaggaggaatctgagtttaaccacagaggaccgactgactgatgaacttcttaaggtcaac atggaagctgtgcgtgctctgtgccgacagtgtggcatagaccccaaaggctcacggatggacctggtaacgagacttcaacaagaaatgaagcaaaacaatcattttctcgacatgatgactccctcatcgcatgtctttttgatgcaaaatattttgtatcactacaacaatgctagaaattcaagaactatagaaagcatgaagaagagattgggcaaaggagtggacatacagttaaattccaatggtcagacagttttgg caccagctgaagcaccagccgaacaagcacaaacaacaacagcagcaccagctcatggtatgacaactgcagcatcccctg gagatctaccagtgtgcagtgatgactgctggggactaccacatctggagcacacaagtgcccgatcggaaatcagagactcagag gtcaggttatga